GGCAGGCGCGCGACGCCGGTGTCCCAGCCAAACCTCGAAGGCGTTTCCAACCCCCAGCAGACAGGCATCGAGGTCGCGAGCCGCGGCCATCCAAAGCTCCTGACGCGGGCATCCGAGCCCCACGAACACCAGCTTCGCGCCGCTTTGCCGGACCTTGTCCAGCTGCCTGGCGCGTTGGGCCTCGTCGAACTCCCCGAACGGAGGCGCCTCGGAAAGCACCACCCGCAGATTCGGCAATTCCCTGGCGGCCTTTTCCCGCATGGCCTCCTGCACGGCAGGAGTGGACCCGAAGAATCCCACGGCGATCCCCTGGCGGGATGCCGCTTCCAGGAGCCGGGGAAAGGCAGCCATTCCTTCCACGCGCATCTGGCCCGGGAAATGCCGTCGCAACAGGCGGGCGATCGGCATGCCATCGGGGCAAACGATGTCCGCTTCTTCCATGGCCGTGCGCAAAGAGGGATCTCGCCAGGATTCCACCACCATGTGCGCGTTGGCGAAACAGACCCGGGAGCAACCTTTGGCCTGGCTCAAGCGGAGGATTTCCGCATCCATTTCCTGCATCGAACCGGCATCCACCCTGGCACCCATCACGGAAAACCGGCGAAGACTCACGCACGCGCCTCGAGGCGATCTTCCCATCGGCGCAGCCTCTCCAGGAACTCCGATGCATCCTTCGAGAGCACGAGATCATCCACCGTGGCTGCATCCAACCGGGCGACCGCGGCCAAGGCGCGCACGTGGGAACCGGCCTTGGAGGGGGGCGAGGCCAACAGGAAAACGATCCGGATGGGCAGGCCGTCCGGCGACGGAAAATCGCTTCCTTCGGGATTGACCGCCACGGCGATCCTCAGGTCGGAAAGCGTCTGGCAGCGAAGGTGGGGAATCGAAACTCCCAGGCCCACCGCCGTGGCTCCCTGCTTCTCGCGTTCCCAGGTCCGTTCCAGGAACACGGCGGGATCCCCTTCCTTCCACTCGTGACAAATTCCGTTCACAAGGAGCGGAAGGATCGCATCGCGACCCCGCGCCCCGGACAGGAACACGGTGGATTCCGCGATGTGGTCGGAAAGCCTCATGGGCGGATGATCCGTTCAACACTTGTCAAAAATCGGCCCCCAGGCTCCAGTATTGGACGCTGCCGTCGAAATTCCTGGGCTGGCGGTTGCCCTCGGCGCCGGCGGGCTCCGTGAAGGGCCACGCCTGGCTCCAGCGCAACACGAACGCCCCCAGATTCAGCCGCAAGCCCCATCCGCCCCCGATGCCGGCCTGGTCCACCAGTCGGTCGGAAGTCCAGGCACCGCCCGCATCCACGAAGATCGAGCCCATCAGGTAGCGCACCGGAGGCAGGAGCACTCCGAACCGGATCTCCTCCACGAAGGGGAATCGGAACTCGATGTTTCCGGACACCATCTTGTCGCCGCGAAACTGCGCGTAGCGGTAGCCGCGCAAGGGCACGTCGGTTTCGGCGAAGTAGATGCGATCCAATCCCGGCCCGACGTTGTTTTGGTTGAAGTGGTAGTTGAGGGTGAAGTCCTCGCCTCCCAACAGGAAACGGTGCGGATTTTCCCCTCCGGTGGCGAACGACTCGCCCGCCGAAAGCCGAAACGCGAAGCCGGAGATCCGCCCGATGGGGAGGTAGGTGCGCACATCGGCGCGCAAGCGGGAATAGCCGTAGACGGAATTCGGCCAATCCGGCATGAAGGTTCCCACCACCGCCGCGCGCGTGCCGTCCCATGGCCCCGTGGGGCCCCAGAGCACGTTGTCGAACACCCATTCGCCTTCGGTGCGGACCCACTCCAGGTTCCGATCGGAAGAAGATCGGAGCGGATCGTATTCCAGTTGGCCCGACGAATCGAACCGCTGCGCCTCGCGCTCGATCCCGCCCCACTCGACATTGGCGCCCACGCGGTGGAACATGGAAAACGGACGATGCGCCGCCAGGGCCAAGCCCCACAGCCGGTCGGCGTAGAGATCGGAGACGATGTCTTCGTCGGTGACCATGTACGAACCCGTGAACGTGCGCGAATGGCGCACCGAGAGATACAGGTCCGTGCGCCAAGGCAGCCATCCGTAACGCGCGTAGATGTTGGCGTTCTGGATGTCTCCTTGGAGGCTCGCCATCAGATCCACCGTTTGGTCGCCCATCAGATCCGACAACGTGATCATGCCCTGTCCGGCGGTCCCCGCGTAGCTGGAAAAGCCCATCGCCACGGCCGCATGGTCCACTCCCCACGATGCCTTGTATGGACGCGAGAGGGATCTGCCGCCGGAGGAGTCCGGACCGAATTTGTCAAACAAGGCCGTGTCCACCTTCGGCTTGTCCACGACCATCGCCGGCATGGAAGATGGCCGCGTGCGACTTCCGAACAAGCGATCCGCAGGCGCCTCGGGGAACGCCGATCCCGTGTCGATGCTCCGTGCGCGCGCGGAATCGCGCTTGGAGCGCTTGGCGCTGTCGCGATCCAACGTGTCGAACCGGAAGCTTTCCAGGTTCTCGCGCACCAGAGGCCGGAAAAGATCCAGCTTGCCTTGGGCCGTGGTGCGCACGAAGCGCGTGGGCACCATGAGGGAATCGGCGATGGTCCGCGACGCGTCCACCAGGTACAGATCGAACGCGCCGCCCTCGAACAGTGAGAGCGCCACCTGCCGGCCATCGCGGGAAATCTTGGGGGATTGCACGCCGGACAGCAGGTTGGTGACCGCCCGGGTCCGGGGATGGGCGGACAAGGGGGATTCCACCACGTACACCTGCGGGAGGCCCGTCCGGTCCCAGAGGTAGGCGAGACGGGAACTGTCATCGGAGGCGCCGCCCCACGAGGGCCGGGTGCGGTCGCCACCGACGCCGGGGAGGCATCGCCGCGCTCCGGTTTCCAGTTCCATCAGCCAGATCGATTTTTCCCCGGAGACGCGCCCGGAAGAATCCGTTTCCGACGACCAAACGATCCACTTGCCGGACGGGGAAAAGGCGGGCTCGTCGTCGTCGGCCGCGTCGTTGGTCAGTTTCCGGCAAGCCCCTTGGTCCAGTTCGCAGATCCAGATGTCGGCCTGCCCGTCCTTGAGCCCGCGAAACGCGATGCGGTTGCCGGTGGGCGAGTATTCCGGATTGGACAAGGCATCCAGCTTGGGATCCAGCGTCTGGCGGACGCGGCCGGATCTGGCATCCAGGATGCTCACCACGTTGCGCCCGCCGCTTTGCGCCGCCACGGCGATGCGCTTGCCGTTGGGCGACCAGGAAAGTCCGCTGCGGAACGGGCTGAACGATTCGTGCGAAGGTGTGCCGCCGCCGCCCAGCACGCGATCCGGCTCCTCGCGGGGAAGCTTGATCACCTCGCCCACGTACAGCCCCTGGCGCGAGCCGCGATCGGAAAACCAGGCCAGGCGCGTGCCGTCGGGCGAAAGCGCCGGCTGCACGTTCCAGAAGCTTCCGTCCTCGCCCGCCCGTGTCATTTTCCGTCCAGCACCGGTTCCGTGCTCGCGGTTTCCCAATTCCGGCCAGTAGGCCCAGCGCAATTCGCGGATCCATTCCTCGCCGGCGTCGCGCAGGCTCACCCGGGTCACGCGCAAGAACGCGCGTTCCAGGTCCTTTTCGCGCAACGTCTCCGCCACCAGCTTCTTGACGGTTCCCTCGCCGAAGGTCCGGTCCAGGTAGAACAGGAAGTTCTGTCCGGCGCGGTAGGCCAGAAAGCCCTGCATGTCGTTGGTGGGCATGGGCAGGTACCCGGAGGTGACCGCGTCCATGAGCCACAGTTCGCTGGGACGGTCCCAGCCGTCCAGCGAGACATATTCCGCCAAGCCTTCCGAAAACCAGAGCGGCATGTTCGTGCGCATCAGCCCGCTGATCCGGCTGCCGTTCTCCTGGCGCAGCGCGTCGAACATGACCGCGTGCACCATCTCGTGGAGCAGGACGTGGTCGAACTGCTTGTAGGAGCCATCGAAGGGGAGCACCACGCGGTTGCGGAACGCCTCGGTGAACCCGCCGATGCCCTCCTGCAGGATCTGGTCGGTGACGTTGGTCTGTTGGAACTGGGGATGGCTCCCGTACAGCACGAAGGGGACCCGTTCCTCCAAGTGCATCCCGGTGCGCTCCACCAGCCGTCCATAGAAGGATTCCAGGCTGTCGGCGGCGCGAACGGCGATGGAATCGGATCCGGGCGCGTAGTGGATGTCGAAGTGGCGGGTGCTGATCACCTGCCAATCGAAAGTCTTGTACTGGACCTTGTTCTTGCCAAAGCGCACCTGGCCGAACGCGACGCCGGCCAGCAGGCAGATGGCCGCCAACAGCCTCACGGACCCACCTCCTGGCGGATCGCCAGGTCCACCGCGGACACCACTCCCGAAAACCAAGCGCTGTCCCAGGCCGCCGATGGCGGCACGCTGCCCAGCAGGCAGTCCAGGACCTGCCACGAAATCTGTCCGGGCGCCACGGCCTCGGCGCCGTCGTGGCCGTAGGCCCAGCCGCCGCCCACCAGGGCCGCGGCCACGCGCCAGGCTTCGGAGCCTTCGCCCATGGGAAACACCGCGCTCTGCACGGGCCCGTCCCAAGCGGAAAGCAGACGCACCAGGTCGGGACCGGATTCTGTCAAATCCAGGAATCGCCCGGCCCACTTGGCGACCTTGGCGCCGGTGCGGCGGGCGCGATCGCGCACCATCCGGATCTGTTCTTCCATCTCGGCCGATTCCACCGGACGGAAACTGTGCCGACTCACCAGGTGGCGCACATCCGGAGCCTTGCGCTGCAAGATGGACAGGAGCGCCTCGAAATCCG
This DNA window, taken from Fibrobacterota bacterium, encodes the following:
- a CDS encoding PTS sugar transporter subunit IIA, producing the protein MRLSDHIAESTVFLSGARGRDAILPLLVNGICHEWKEGDPAVFLERTWEREKQGATAVGLGVSIPHLRCQTLSDLRIAVAVNPEGSDFPSPDGLPIRIVFLLASPPSKAGSHVRALAAVARLDAATVDDLVLSKDASEFLERLRRWEDRLEARA
- a CDS encoding WecB/TagA/CpsF family glycosyltransferase; this encodes MSLRRFSVMGARVDAGSMQEMDAEILRLSQAKGCSRVCFANAHMVVESWRDPSLRTAMEEADIVCPDGMPIARLLRRHFPGQMRVEGMAAFPRLLEAASRQGIAVGFFGSTPAVQEAMREKAARELPNLRVVLSEAPPFGEFDEAQRARQLDKVRQSGAKLVFVGLGCPRQELWMAAARDLDACLLGVGNAFEVWLGHRRRAPAWAREACLEWAFRLVQEPRRLAGRYARSNLLFLLALPGWLWTTRRISNWRES
- a CDS encoding PD40 domain-containing protein, with the protein product MRLLAAICLLAGVAFGQVRFGKNKVQYKTFDWQVISTRHFDIHYAPGSDSIAVRAADSLESFYGRLVERTGMHLEERVPFVLYGSHPQFQQTNVTDQILQEGIGGFTEAFRNRVVLPFDGSYKQFDHVLLHEMVHAVMFDALRQENGSRISGLMRTNMPLWFSEGLAEYVSLDGWDRPSELWLMDAVTSGYLPMPTNDMQGFLAYRAGQNFLFYLDRTFGEGTVKKLVAETLREKDLERAFLRVTRVSLRDAGEEWIRELRWAYWPELGNREHGTGAGRKMTRAGEDGSFWNVQPALSPDGTRLAWFSDRGSRQGLYVGEVIKLPREEPDRVLGGGGTPSHESFSPFRSGLSWSPNGKRIAVAAQSGGRNVVSILDARSGRVRQTLDPKLDALSNPEYSPTGNRIAFRGLKDGQADIWICELDQGACRKLTNDAADDDEPAFSPSGKWIVWSSETDSSGRVSGEKSIWLMELETGARRCLPGVGGDRTRPSWGGASDDSSRLAYLWDRTGLPQVYVVESPLSAHPRTRAVTNLLSGVQSPKISRDGRQVALSLFEGGAFDLYLVDASRTIADSLMVPTRFVRTTAQGKLDLFRPLVRENLESFRFDTLDRDSAKRSKRDSARARSIDTGSAFPEAPADRLFGSRTRPSSMPAMVVDKPKVDTALFDKFGPDSSGGRSLSRPYKASWGVDHAAVAMGFSSYAGTAGQGMITLSDLMGDQTVDLMASLQGDIQNANIYARYGWLPWRTDLYLSVRHSRTFTGSYMVTDEDIVSDLYADRLWGLALAAHRPFSMFHRVGANVEWGGIEREAQRFDSSGQLEYDPLRSSSDRNLEWVRTEGEWVFDNVLWGPTGPWDGTRAAVVGTFMPDWPNSVYGYSRLRADVRTYLPIGRISGFAFRLSAGESFATGGENPHRFLLGGEDFTLNYHFNQNNVGPGLDRIYFAETDVPLRGYRYAQFRGDKMVSGNIEFRFPFVEEIRFGVLLPPVRYLMGSIFVDAGGAWTSDRLVDQAGIGGGWGLRLNLGAFVLRWSQAWPFTEPAGAEGNRQPRNFDGSVQYWSLGADF
- a CDS encoding type I 3-dehydroquinate dehydratase — its product is MSDFQPTAILVLSRPPQELALTPAAKRRVRRVEIRLDLMDAVDWMARCREAERAFPSARLVGTLRRTCDGGQWPEWQSREEAFEKLLAFRGWDMVDLEDDAPDFEALLSILQRKAPDVRHLVSRHSFRPVESAEMEEQIRMVRDRARRTGAKVAKWAGRFLDLTESGPDLVRLLSAWDGPVQSAVFPMGEGSEAWRVAAALVGGGWAYGHDGAEAVAPGQISWQVLDCLLGSVPPSAAWDSAWFSGVVSAVDLAIRQEVGP